A portion of the Oreochromis niloticus isolate F11D_XX linkage group LG10, O_niloticus_UMD_NMBU, whole genome shotgun sequence genome contains these proteins:
- the fgfr4 gene encoding fibroblast growth factor receptor 4 yields the protein MTRVCLFCILLLCLVERVTARTTDGLRIKDLRVTRPLIVPGYPENTTAVVGGQAKLMCKVHRPATTKVQWLKVNVSEPGQNQGGPPGLRALTPLQNISSKVNTLHLSNITLEDAGEYICMAENTHAGQTVQAMQSAWLEVLPGIIISQTEDLLATKIPSDVLEDLSEDTTEHLLLEPGNVLKLRCDMSTRPGMAVNWYKEGARVLPTPRIQMRGGIMEITDVTYEDSGVYVCVLRGSKEPVRNFTITVADSLGSGDDDEDNDLEDSSAEIENDQVYIYRVPYWTHPQRMEKKLYAVPAGNTVKFRCPAMGSPMPSIRWLKNGREFRGEHRIGGIKLRHQHWSLVMESVVPSDRGNYTCVVENKYGSISHSYVLDVLERSPHRPILQAGLPANTTAVVGSDVQFHCKVYSDAQPHIQWLKHIERNGRRYGPDGTPYVQVLKTGSLNMSEVEVLYLSKVTMEDAGEYTCLAGNSIGYAHQSAWLTVISEEEAADAMETMETKYSDIIIYACGFLALIMAIVIVVLCRMQVNPRREPFDALPVQKLSKFPLRRQYSVESNSSGKSSASLMRVARLSSSCSPMLAGVMEFELPYDPDWEFPRENLTLGKPLGEGCFGQVVRAEAYGINKDCPEQATTVAVKMLKDDATDKDLADLISEMELMKVMDKHKNIINLLGVCTQDGPLYVLVEYASKGSLREYLRARRPPGMDYTFDVTKVPEEQLTFKDLLSCAYQVARGMEYLASKRCIHRDLAARNVLVTEDNVMKIADFGLARGVHQIDYYKKTTNGRLPVKWMAPEALFDRVYTHQSDVWSFGVLMWEIFTLGGSPYPGIPVEELFKLLKEGHRMDKPSNCTHELYMMMRECWHAVPTQRPTFKQLVEELDRVLLSISDEYLDLSTPFEQYSPSCEDTSSSCSSDNDSVFTHDALSTDPCLLGYQDVHSRIDMKTALR from the exons ATGACGCGGGTCTGCTTGTTCTGTATTCTGCTGCTCTGTTTGGTGGAGAGAGTCACTGCCAGAACTACAGATGGCTTAAGGATAAAAG ATCTTCGGGTCACTAGGCCTCTGATAGTTCCAGGTTACCCTGAAAACACCACGGCAGTGGTTGGTGGTCAGGCAAAGTTGATGTGTAAAGTCCACAGACCAGCAACCACAAAGGTGCAGTGGCTTAAGGTGAATGTCAGCGAACCAGGTCAGAACCAGGGAGGACCCCCTGGCCTCAGGGCTCTGACG CCCCTGCAGAACATATCATCCAAGGTGAATACTCTCCATCTGTCCAACATCACTTTGGAGGATGCTGGCGAGTACATCTGCATGGCTGAGAACACCCATGCGGGACAGACAGTGCAGGCCATGCAGTCAGCATGGCTGGAGGTCCTGCCTG GAATCATCATTTCCCAAACTGAGGACCTGCTCGCTACTAAAATCCCCTCAG ATGTTCTCGAGGACTTGAGTGAGGACACCACGGAGCATCTCCTGTTAGAGCCAGGCAACGTCCTAAAACTGCGCTGCGACATGAGCACCCGGCCCGGCATGGCTGTAAACTGGTACAAGGAGGGTGCGCGTGTTCTGCCCACACCCCGGATCCAGATGCGAGGCGGCATCATGGAAATCACAGACGTAACATATGAAGATTCAggtgtttatgtttgtgttctcCGGGGATCCAAAGAGCCTGTGAGGAACTTCACTATCACTGTGGCAG ACTCGCTGGGATCTGGGGACGACGATGAGGACAACGACTTGGAGGATTCTTCAGCTGAGATTGAAAATGACCAAGTATACATCTACAGAG TTCCATATTGGACACATCCCCAGCGTATGGAGAAGAAACTCTATGCTGTTCCTGCAGGAAACACAGTGAAGTTTCGTTGTCCGGCCATGGGTAGCCCCATGCCGAGCATCCGCTGGCTCAAAAATGGACGCGAATTTAGAGGGGAGCATCGCATTGGAGGCATCAAG CTACGACACCAGCACTGGAGCCTGGTGATGGAGAGTGTTGTGCCCTCAGACAGAGGAAACTATACCTGTGTGGTAGAGAACAAATACGGCTCCATCAGTCACAGCTATGTTCTTGATGTTCTGG AGCGTTCACCCCACAGGCCCATCCTGCAGGCAGGTTTGCCAGCCAACACCACAGCAGTGGTAGGCAGTGATGTCCAGTTCCACTGCAAGGTCTACAGTGACGCCCAACCTCACATTCAGTGGCTCAAGCACATCGAAAGGAACGGCAGACGCTATGGTCCTGACGGGACCCCCTACGTTCAGGTCCTCAAG ACTGGAAGTCTGAACATGTCTGAGGTGGAGGTCCTTTACCTGTCCAAAGTTACCATGGAGGATGCTGGAGAGTACACCTGTCTGGCTGGAAATTCAATTGGCTATGCCCACCAGTCTGCCTGGCTCACAGTCATTTCAG AGGAGGAAGCAGCAGATGCTATGGAAACAATGGAGACCAAATATAGCGACATCATTATCTATGCCTGTGGATTCCTGGCTCTGATCATGGCCATTGTCATCGTGGTGTTGTGCCGAATGCAGGTTAACCCCAGAAGGGAGCCATTCGATGCACTCCCAGTGCAGAAGCTTTCCAAGTTCCCTCTTCGCAGACAG TACTCAGTGGAGTCCAACTCGTCAGGGAAGTCCAGCGCATCTCTGATGAGGGTGGCTCGCCTCTCTTCCAGCTGTTCACCAATGTTGGCTGGAGTCATGGAGTTTGAGTTGCCCTATGACCCAGACTGGGAGTTCCCCAGGGAGAA TCTAACATTGGGTAAACCTCTAGGAGAAGGCTGCTTTGGTCAGGTGGTCAGAGCTGAAGCCTACGGCATCAACAAGGACTGTCCAGAACAAGCCACTACTGTGGCAGTCAAGATGCTCAAAG ATGACGCCACAGACAAAGATCTGGCAGACCTCATCTCAGAGATGGAGCTGATGAAGGTGATGGACAAGCACAAGAACATTATCAACCTGCTGGGAGTCTGTACACAGGATG GCCCTCTGTATGTGCTGGTGGAGTATGCTTCCAAAGGAAGTCTGAGGGAGTACCTGCGAGCCCGACGACCTCCAGGCATGGATTACACCTTTGATGTGACTAAGGTGCCTGAAGAGCAGCTCACCTTTAAAGACCTGCTGTCCTGTGCCTACCAGGTGGCCAGAGGGATGGAGTACCTGGCCTCTAAAAGA TGCATCCACAGAGATTTGGCAGCCAGGAATGTTCTGGTGACCGAGGACAATGTGATGAAGATTGCTGACTTTGGCCTGGCCAGAGGAGTCCACCAGATTGACTACTACAAGAAAACCACCAAT GGACGACTGCCAGTGAAGTGGATGGCACCAgaagctttgtttgacagagtCTACACACACCAGAGTGATGT gtGGTCATTTGGTGTATTGATGTGGGAAATTTTCACACTGGGCGGTTCACCGTACCCTGGTATCCCTGTTGAGGAACTCTTTAAGCTGCTGAAGGAAGGACATCGCATGGACAAACCATCAAACTGCACACACGAACT